DNA sequence from the Alkaliphilus metalliredigens QYMF genome:
TGTTCTTTGTTGCGGCCTTTCTTTACTTGACTAAGTGTTTCTGAATAACTGGATATGGAAGTAATATCAAAAGCCCAGTATTCCTTTTCAATGCGCCTTTTACCTTGTTTTTCAAAGAAACGCATCCTGCTTTCTTCGTCAATGGATTGGAACAACTCACTGCTTCGCTGAGATGGGATATCTTCTCCATAAGGGTGTATATGTAGCTTCTGCCAATGAGGGAAACGGCTCAAAGCATTGCTTTCTTCCAGTATCAAATAATAGGCGATGGATAAGATTTTCTTATAGTCTTCAGGAAAGCAGGCTTTGAGATCGGCAGTAATTCCAACTGTCTTTCCGATCTGGTCAAACAGATAAGTGGCACCAAAGAAGCAACGCTGATAGTTTGTGATTGCAACCGGTCCTGGCTTAGCAGGAGCTAGCTCTTCTTGCTGCTCCTTCTTCTGATAATTACGAGTAGATACTATATTTCCAGTCACTGGATCAATTTTTCCCAGAAGCTTTCGTCTTGCTCTGGACTGCTGCTTTTCCTTATCCCAATAGGATTCATTTTGATAAGCATAGGTGATACCAGTTTTCTTATTTATTTGATAAACGATACCCATAAATTCACCACCCCTCGTTATACATTACAATGTATAACGAGGTAAAAGTCAATAAAAATAAGACTTAAACAATTGATTTTACTGGGTTTATAACGAATTTACTCGTTACACTTTTCGGGAATTCAGGTTGTTAGTCAGTGAGTGTATTTTCTATAAATAATGAAATGTTATACTTTCACCTCAAAATATAAAAGGTTAATCAAACTTATTTAATATATGATGATTCATGATTGTACCGAGGAGGGAAATTTAGATGAAAAAATTTACACTTTCAGAATTTCTCATTATATTCTTCCTTATTATAATGGTACCTAAGGGAGGACTATCTTTAATTGGCCTTAACGGAATCATTGCACTAATAATAGGTATATTCTTGAGTCTTGCTAACCGAATACCGAAACTATCAAATAAAGTTAAAGGAGTTGCTATTTCTGATATTGTTACTTTTCTCTTGATTATTCTTTGGTTTATTACGTTTGAGGATGAACAGGCGACAGGACTTACCTACAAAGCGGCAGGAATACTTCTGGTATGGATAGTAAGTTTCTTGACAAGGGTCGTAAAAAAAGAAAATAATGAGCCGAAATAAATTTATATAGAAGAATGAAAGGCTCTTTTTAAAATCTCAGACAAGAGAACAAGAGGAACCTTGAAAAACCTGTAGCAATGAGAACCTTCCCCGTTGGCAATGCCAGTTTTAGTGATGATGGATTCGTTTTAGTACAGGAAGAAAATGGATTGGGAATCATCGATTTGCAGGAAAAATACGTTATTCCTCCAACCATAGAAGGTATCCTCCTAGACGGTTATGTTGTTGATGTCTATTATTAGTCCCATCTTTTAACCTAGAAGATGGGTTTTCACAGCATTAGAATGTACAAAACAGCGCGCTCTGACGTCACTCTGATTCTCTTGAAGTAAAATAATGATTATGGTTAAATTGGAGGTGCTATAGTGTGGAGAGGCATGTTGATACTAGGAGGATTTATTGCAGTAGTAGAAACATATGAGTACATAAAAAAGCAACGAGTAGAAAAGAATGCTATCTATTTAAACTTACGAGGGAAGTTTATAGAATGGGAAGTAATCAATAGGCCCTATACAGTATATTATAGACATGTCTGCAATGTTAGAAATTTGTATATACTAGTTTATTACATTGAGAATAGTCATGGTGAAATTTTTAGAGTTAATATGGCACAATCAGAGTATTATAACGGAGTTGATCGCACTCAAGATTTAAATAAGGGTGACAAAGTACATATAAAGTACATATAAAATTAAAAAAATACCCTGATGAAAGTTTATATATTTTTATGGAAAATATATGAACTATTTTAAATAAAAGTTAAAGAAGTCAAAGGGACGCTGAAGTCAAAGGGACGCTTTGACTGACACCTATATTTGATAATGATAATATAATCATGGGTGATGAAAATGCCAAGAAATGCTAGAGAAAAAAGTCAAACAGGAATGAATCATGTAATGATGCGGGGGATAGATAAAAGGAATATTTTTGTCGCAGAGGATAATTATGATAAATTCTTGCATCTTATAGAGAAGGAAACAAGAGACCGGCGCCAGTATTAGCCAACTTGAGAGGATATTGAGTATTGGTAGGAGTCTTATTCAAAAAGTTATGGACAGTGGGGACGGTTCTCGTTGGCGTATTTGCTGAAGTTGGTGGTAGTATCAATTGTATTGGTTTCTTGTATCAACCTAAGTATCCTGGAAAGAAATAGTGAACTAAAAAACTATTTGAGAGGGGTAATGAAATGAAAAAAATAATATCATTAGTATTAGTATTTTGTATGTCCTTTGTTTTTACAGTTTCAGCACAGAGCAATTTTAACCACCTAGAGATAAACTCAGAAGTACAGAAGTATATGAGTAATTTGAGTAAGGTTGAAAGAGATATGCTCGAAGAAAGATTACATAAACCAGGGCTTACAAATTTAAGTGAACTGTCAGTTGAAGAGCAGAAAATAGCAGATGAAAATGTAAAAGAACTTAATAACTTGCTTTGGGCAATGGTGCATGAAGGAAAACCAGTGTTAATTTATAGTACATCCAACGATGATGTATATGTATCTGTTACAGATGGTCACGTAGAAGTAATATCATATGAAAAAGAAAATATAATGACCGTTAACGGTAGAGAAATAGCTTATGAACAAGAAGTTTCCTATCAGCAAGAAAAAGTGGTATCATTTAATGGCCAGGATGTCATATATGCAGAAGATGAATTAGAGCAAGACCTTGTAGGGGATGATATTATTGCACCAATGTCAAGTTACGTAACGATTCCAAACCCTGGTGGGAGTTGGACATATATTACAACAAGAGTCGTAGACAATACATGGATGGAAAGCATTATAGACATAGGTGCAGGTGCTTTAGTTACTTTTATATTAGCAAGGTTAGCAGGGCTTCTTCCTCCAGAAGCGGACTATGCAGGTGTATTTGCATCAACTATACTTGCTTCGGGAATTGCTGCTCAAACAAACACTCTCAGATTCACTCAGCAAAAGTTCGAGCATCAAACACATTTTAAAACATATGCATATAATGAACGTGCATTAGGTCTTGATATGCAGGGTAACTATGTACCGGCAGGTGATTGGTTTGATAGGTATGTTGCATGGGCACCTAATTTATAAATCTGTCGTTCAAAATTTATTGTAGTGCTTTAAAGAACTTAAGATATTATATCCCTCATATTTGGATCAAGATACCATCATCCGACTATGGGGGAATTGTACTTCATCTTGTTAGCATATCAATAAAAATTTTACTATGTATTACAATAAATAAGATAAAACTATGAAGTAACCTAAGTAAATAGAAGCCTATACAATTATTTTTTTAGAGATTGATAGAAGGATATTCTTCATAGTTTTCAATCATACAGAGATGGTCAAGGGATATTGATCATTTAAAGTTTTGTAGGGATGATTTATATAAATGAACTTTAGAAAGAAAAATCAGTAAACATGGAAGAAAGGGAGATATTGAATGGATAAAAAACGTTATTTTCTTGCTTTAATTATTACGATTACCCTATTTTTAACTTCTTGTAACAATGACGGCATCGATAGTATTAATATTTTTGAATTGCCTTGGGAATCCTTAACCTTAAAAAATTTTTTGCAAGTTCCAATAATTATTGCCATAATACATATACCTCTAGGCCTACGGGTTATTTATAGAGAAATATTTTTTTCCCAATGGGCAGGAAAAAAAATAATGAAGGTGAAGCTAAAAAAAATCAATTATTCTCTTTGGATTGTATTGATAGCATTACTAGGATTGATAGGGTTTATCTATATTAGCGCTAATAATTATGTCCAATTTCTTATGGAGTCAAGTTTATCACAAGAAATCATAGAAGGAATGATTTTAATGAGGCTTTTGAGATACATTGCTGTACTGTATGTATTTTTGCAACTTGGACTTTTATTGGTCTTACGGCTTCTACGACAACTAGAAATAAGAGAAAATGGAATTAATCATGGAATAGGGTTTATCCCTTGGGAAAACATAGTCTTAGCTGAATGGAAAGAAGCAGGCACTTTAGAGATACACTATTATTGGACCTCTAAACCTTTTTTACTGTTTTTCTGGAAAAAGAATAAAAAAGAGATACAAGAGAAAGCAAATTGTTGTTTGAAGATTAATATTGAAGAGAAGGCAAGGATAAATCGGCACTTAGAAAGATTTATTCCAGATCGTATAATAGCTAGATAGGGTATATTAGTTGTTTTACTATATGATGACTCATGATTGTATAGAGGAGAGTAATTTACATGAAAAAATTTACACTTTCAGAATTTCTCATTATATTCTCATTATTATAATGGTACCTAAGGGAGGACTATCTTTAATTGGCCTTAACGGAATCATTGCACTAATAATAGGTATATTCTTGAGTCTTGCTAATCGAATGCGTACAGTGGGGACGGTTCTCGTTGACGTGCATTTTAGAATATGATATGTTCAAGTAGGGGGGCTAGAGATGCCAAGGGAAGCAAGAGAAAGGATCAAAGAAATGGACAATCCCAAAAGCATATCAGACCTTCAAAAACTAGAAAAAGATAAACGAAATAAGATATTAGGAAAAGCCAAGGAAATTGAGGGGATTTCTATTCTCCAGATTTCAAGAATAACTGGGATTACTAGACAAGTGATCAAGAAAACTTAGCAACGAGAACCGTCCCTGTTGCACTGTATCGAAGAAGAATTCTCTAGTGTAAATGAGATTATAGATATAGGCCATCCAATCATTATGGTATTGGTTGATATTAAAAGAGAAAAAGCACGGAGAGAAAAAATATCTTTTGATATTGAAATTGATGTGCCTAGGAATTTAACCATTGATGATATTGACTTATCGATCGTTTTAAGTAATGTGCTAGATAATGCTATTGAAGCATGTATAAGCTCGAATTCCGTTAACATGACGATTGATTTGAAGATGTACGTTAATGAAGGATACCTTATTATAAAGATAGTAAACACCAAATCACCTTCTTATTTTATAGATGAAGAAAGTATAGAACAATCATTTACAACAAAGCCAGATAAATCTAACCATGGAATTGGATTAAGAAATATAAAAAAAGTAATTGTTCAAAACAATGGATATATAAAATTGAATGATAAGGGCACTGTTATGGAGATACAAATAGCTCTGCCTCAAATAGAAAGATGACCTGGTAAAGTAGGTCATCTTTTGTTAGTTAGGACACCTTTTCAACCACTTAAGCCAATTGTATTGATTATAAATCATCTTGCATGCTATATTAAGTTTAAAAGTTGAATAATATGATGAGATAGAACCATGTGTGTACTTTTTCAGTACCACCATGCGCTTAGCTGTCACGAATATACTAACCTTTACAAAAATATATGTTAATAAACCTAGCCTCAATTTTTTTTACCAATCTTCCTTATTATTTCCATTATTCTAGTACCCATAGATGCACCACTAGATACCCCTAATAAACCATTAGAAAACTATGAAATAAACAAATATAGAAAAAGAAGTCTAGCAACAGTGGTTTTTGCTGAAAATAACTCTTTATCTTCGGATGAAAAAAACATATCACACACAAATAAAGTAGATCTATCTGTTGAATTGAAAGAAGTAGATGTTTTTACTGAAACAGTTGATAATTTTCCTAGAGATGTTTTTGAAGAAGTATTTACAAAAGAAGGTATAGAGTTCTTAAGAGAATATTTTAATGCTGATATAATTTATACAGAAGATTATGTGAGTGTGAAAATTAAAACTAGAATACTACCATCTGCTGAACAAGGACTTGTTTTTTATGCAGACGGAATTCCAGTAAATGTTAGTCCTGAAGGTACTACTCGGGTAGCTAAAGATACAAAAGTAATATCAAGAACAGATGCTGAGCATGAACATAATATTATTAGCCATTCTAATCACGATGATGCTAAAATAATTGAAGACTTCTTTACCGCTTCTATTGAGAAGACTAGTTCAAATAAATCAGAAGTTGTTTTCAGAACTAGTGCAGGAGAATTAATTTAGATAATGGCTGAAAAAGAAGATGAATCTATTAATATTTCCAGTAAAGGTTATGGTGATATATATTATCCTGGTGACTGGGTTCACTGTAATAGATTTAATGGACAACTTACAGATGATATACATTATGATTGGAGGAATGGAACTGCTTTAGAGCGAGCTGCTGCTTTGAGAAATTTTTATTCAAGTGATTGTCATATAGCAATAGTTCAAGCAGGCAGTAGGTGTACAGGTATAGGTTCATGTAATTGTAATACAAATGAAGGACCTGCATATTGCTCCGGTTTTACTAAAGATAAAGATTCTGGAGTCCATTGCCCTTACACATATCATAAACACTCAGGATTAGTAGTTCCTAGATAATATTATTATGGAAAAAACTAATTATATTATTTTTATTATACTTATTATTATATTTGCTGTTTTAATCAATAACTATTTTAATCCAGATAAAACAAGAATAGAAATTACATCAGTACAAAAGATAGAAATTTATGAATTTGACAGTTTCTCTAAATTTAGCAATAATCAAATAGGTGTCATCTATGATGAAGGAAAGTTATCAAAATTTATGATAATAATAAATTCGTTAGATACATCAGAAGGGATTAAAAAAATAGATCTTCCGGATAATATTAATCTAGAGTCTTTTGAGTACTACTTCCACATAAGGCCTGAATTTGAGTATATTGAGGATGATAAAATACAAAAAGGTTCTTTTCTTCTACATATTTTAATTGACAACCTGGAAGGAAAATCATACATAACTTTTTCAGGAACGGAATTAGTCTATATTCTAGATAAAAAAAGCACAAAGATTCTAGAGGAAATATTTTCTATGTAAAGACAATGAAGCTAAGGGGACGTTTGGGGATCAGTGAAAAAGTCTCTAGTAAAGAATTAACAATATGATAATAGCTCTTGCTTAAAAACATATAAAAACTAGTGAAAGCATTGAATTCACTAGTTTTTTATGTAGGAGACAATGGGGACGGTTCTTGTTGGCGTACATTTTTAAATATGATATATTGCAAGTAGGGGTGATAGAGATGCCAAGGGAAGCAAGACAAAGAAGTAAAACAGGAATTTATCATGTGATAGTACGAGGAATAAACCAACAAAATATTTTTGAAGATAATGAAGATAGGAAAAGGTACTTAGAAACAATGGCGAGATTTAAGAATGAGCTTGGTTTTGAAGTATATGCATATTGCCTACTGAATAATCATGTTCATTTATTAATCAAAGAAAAAGAAGTAAAACTATCAAAGATATTTAAAAAGATTGGCACAAGCTATGTGCACTATTTCAATTGCAAATATGAGAGGAATGGACATTTATTTCAAGATCGGTATAAAAGCGAAGTAGTAGAAACTGATTCATATCTTCATACAGTCACAAGATATATACATCAGAATCCTGTGAAAGCAAAAGTATCAAGTATAAAAGATTATAAATGGAGCAGTTACAATCATTATATTGAAGGACATGGTATCACCGATGTTGAATTTTACCTGAGGATGCTGAGTAGAGAAAAAGACATGGCGATAAAAAGATATATACATTAGATGAATGAGTTTAGTGATGAACAGTGTTTAGAAATTAAAAATAATATAAGATTAACTGATGAAAAAGCAAGAGAACGGATCAAAGAAATGGACAATCCCAAAAGCATATCAGACCTTCAAAAACTAGAAAAAGATAAACGAAATAAGATATTAGGAAAAGCCAAGGAAATTGAGGGGATTTCTATTCTCCAGATTTCAAGAATAACTGGGATTACTAGACAAGTGATCAAGAAAACTTAGCAACGAGAACCGTCCCAGTTGCACAACTCCTGTTGCACAACTGTTGCACCAAAAATATGTAAACTTATGATAATTATTCCATATTTTGATTATTTATGTTACTATAGTGTATGCTATGTTTTATATATAGAATTAATCTAAACGAAAGGGGGGGGAGAATATGGAAGATATAAGAGATGAAGTGAAAATAAAGGTGTTGTTAAGACTTTTTTAAATTTTGACAATATGATTACGCCAATGTTCACAAAAGGAAATTGGGTTTTCCTATATTATTGAGCTACCTACCTGTAATATGTTTATCCTAAATTGACATAGATATAATGACATAGATATAATAACGAGTATTCTTTCTGGAGGTGTAAGATAAATGATAGCAAAGGTAAGGGACAAAAACAATTATATAGCAAGGACTGGGGTGCTATTGGCTTTGGCATTGGTATTTCAAATTGGATTCACAGGTTTTGCTCAGCCAGTGGTTGGCCCCTTAGTGAATATGGTATTAATCATGAGTGTGATAAAAGTGGGGGTAACTGCTGGCATGATGATAGGATGCCTCACTCCCTTGGTTGCATTTTTAGTAGGCATCATGGGACTGTTTCCTGTGGTACCCTTTATTATGATGGGAAACTGTCTATTTGTTGTTCTTTTTCATGTGATGAGAAAAAATAAAGGAAGGCAATGGGAGTATATTGCTTTAGGAATAGCTGCCATTGGGAAGGCTGGATTTTTAGCCTTCTCCATAAGGTATGTGGTGGTGTTCTTTGTGCCTCAGATACCGCCACCATTAATTGCGGCACTGTCTCTACCACAGTTTTATACATCTCTTGTGGGGGGATTAATGGCAATTGTTGTTTCAAGGTTGTTCAGGTAAATCGATATATAAAATTAAATGATAAGGGCACTGTTATGGAGATACAAATAGCTCTGCCTCAAACACAAAAGATGCCCTAGTAAATTAGGTCATCTTTTGATAATTAGGACACCTTTATTATGACATTCACTTCGATTTATATGGAATAAGTTTAAACAGGAGGGACATTAAATGAATAATCTCAGTGGAAGACTTATGATCGTGATGCTATGTGTATTTTTAGGGATTAGCATTTCAATACATTATAAAAGCAACAAAACTACCAGTAATAAAGCTTTTATACCTCAATTTAACAGACAACAAATATCTATTGAATTAAATGAACTAAAAAATGAGAGAACCATGCTTATGGAGGAATTAACAAATTTAGAAAAACGAGTCGCAGAATATAAGATATCTCGAGATGATGAGAATGTAATTATAAATAATCTGAAAACTGATTTACAGCGATATCATATGATGATTGGATCTACAGATGTAAAAGGACCTGGATTGAAAATTACGCTTACTGATTCTCCAAGCTCCCCAGCATATGATTTTAATAGTGCGTCAAGCGTACTTATGTATAACTATGAAATGATAGTATATTTAATTAGTATTCTAAATGCCACAATGGCAGAGGCAATTTCAATCAATGATCAAAGATATATAGATAATACAGCGATATATTTTACTTCAAATAATATCATGGTTAATTCAGTTCCTATGAAACCACCTTTTGTCATTACTGCCATAGGGACTCCTGAGGATTTAGAGTCTGCGCTATACATAAGGCAGGGATTTATGTGGGAAATGGAAACTTTTTACAATAACGTTCAAGTAGAGGTTGAAAAAGTAGATGAGGTTATTATTCCAAGATACGACGATGATATTGACTATAAATATGCCAAACCTGCTGAAAATATATAGAAAAATCATTAAGTAGAATAGAGGTTATCATAAACAAACCAATGATATTTAAATAGAGATAAAAAACAAATAAAATCTATTATTAAATTAACTACTGACTCTGGCTGGAGTCGGTTTTATTTTTTGTATAAATCATCAAAAAATAACTAAAACTAACATTTGAATATCATAAATTATCAAAATTGACAGGAGGGAAGCATAGATGGCGGAGGATCTAAAGGAACAAGAAAGAAATGATCTTGAAAAGCCATTACCTAAGGAAAAATACCAAGAACTAGAAGCCTATATTGATGATTTGCCGTCACTTGAGGGTCGATTAATTCAAATACTTCATAAAGCACAACAAATATTTGGATATTTACCTAGAGATATTCAACTGTTTGTGGCTAGGAGGTTGGGTATATCTGGGGCAAAGGTAAATGGTGTCATTACTTTTTATAGCTATTTTACACAGGAGCCTAGGGGTGAGCATACCATTAATGTTTGTACTGGGACGGCTTGTTTTGTCAAAGGGATCGGAAAAATCATTGAAGAATTGGAAAGTCAACTCAATATAAAGCTTGGAAAGACCACTGAAGATATGAAATTTACATTGAAGGATGTACGTTGTGTTGGGGCCTGTGGGCTTGCGCCGTTAATTGTGGTGGATGAAAAAGTCTATGGTAGGGTGAAACC
Encoded proteins:
- a CDS encoding cyclic lactone autoinducer peptide, which codes for MVGVLFKKLWTVGTVLVGVFAEVGGSINCIGFLYQPKYPGKK
- a CDS encoding GHKL domain-containing protein; protein product: MVDIKREKARREKISFDIEIDVPRNLTIDDIDLSIVLSNVLDNAIEACISSNSVNMTIDLKMYVNEGYLIIKIVNTKSPSYFIDEESIEQSFTTKPDKSNHGIGLRNIKKVIVQNNGYIKLNDKGTVMEIQIALPQIER
- a CDS encoding transposase, which produces MLAYIFKYDILQVGVIEMPREARQRSKTGIYHVIVRGINQQNIFEDNEDRKRYLETMARFKNELGFEVYAYCLLNNHVHLLIKEKEVKLSKIFKKIGTSYVHYFNCKYERNGHLFQDRYKSEVVETDSYLHTVTRYIHQNPVKAKVSSIKDYKWSSYNHYIEGHGITDVEFYLRMLSREKDMAIKRYIH
- a CDS encoding ECF transporter S component, translated to MIAKVRDKNNYIARTGVLLALALVFQIGFTGFAQPVVGPLVNMVLIMSVIKVGVTAGMMIGCLTPLVAFLVGIMGLFPVVPFIMMGNCLFVVLFHVMRKNKGRQWEYIALGIAAIGKAGFLAFSIRYVVVFFVPQIPPPLIAALSLPQFYTSLVGGLMAIVVSRLFR
- a CDS encoding DUF881 domain-containing protein; protein product: MNNLSGRLMIVMLCVFLGISISIHYKSNKTTSNKAFIPQFNRQQISIELNELKNERTMLMEELTNLEKRVAEYKISRDDENVIINNLKTDLQRYHMMIGSTDVKGPGLKITLTDSPSSPAYDFNSASSVLMYNYEMIVYLISILNATMAEAISINDQRYIDNTAIYFTSNNIMVNSVPMKPPFVITAIGTPEDLESALYIRQGFMWEMETFYNNVQVEVEKVDEVIIPRYDDDIDYKYAKPAENI
- the nuoE gene encoding NADH-quinone oxidoreductase subunit NuoE, which produces MAEDLKEQERNDLEKPLPKEKYQELEAYIDDLPSLEGRLIQILHKAQQIFGYLPRDIQLFVARRLGISGAKVNGVITFYSYFTQEPRGEHTINVCTGTACFVKGIGKIIEELESQLNIKLGKTTEDMKFTLKDVRCVGACGLAPLIVVDEKVYGRVKPEDVEKIMSEYP